A single genomic interval of Nonomuraea rubra harbors:
- a CDS encoding sarcosine oxidase subunit delta: protein MILLDCPHCGPRDANEFHYGGQAGISYPTGETSDEEWAAYVFMRDNPKGWFHERWFHVHGCRTWFTVERHTVTHEMRDSR, encoded by the coding sequence ATGATCCTCCTCGACTGCCCGCACTGCGGCCCCCGCGACGCGAACGAGTTCCACTACGGCGGCCAGGCCGGGATCTCGTACCCCACCGGCGAGACCTCCGACGAGGAGTGGGCCGCCTACGTCTTCATGCGCGACAACCCCAAGGGCTGGTTCCACGAGCGCTGGTTCCACGTGCACGGCTGCCGGACCTGGTTCACCGTCGAGCGGCACACGGTCACCCACGAGATGAGGGACTCTCGATGA